In Lotus japonicus ecotype B-129 chromosome 5, LjGifu_v1.2, one genomic interval encodes:
- the LOC130718585 gene encoding E3 ubiquitin-protein ligase ATL6-like — MEVGSTLHLKKLNLLLLLLLLTHHGAVAAAAQSPMQPAASRTTVWDVTSICVIIGAIIITFLVVAAFSMLLHRCVQSQRNGQWPYCPPGGGVRPDILQTFPTFVYSSVTSHLKHPEPLQCAVCISDFNSDDTLRLLPQCNHVFHPSCIDAWLSAHSTCPVCRANLNCSCHGTPDFAIWVDKEDSVRESPRCEVCDEEGKGGLKKALKSKKLLRSNSTGHSLVEEGSCLERYTLRVPEDVKKCIMRNHGEMLQRSASFNGRSVKGFCWSDSEGSSKGIRRNGIRFGGSGSAAVKSPSESR, encoded by the coding sequence ATGGAGGTAGGTTCCACACTGCACttgaagaagctgaacctcctcctcctcctcctcctcttaaCTCACCATGGTGCTGTGGCGGCGGCGGCACAGTCGCCAATGCAACCAGCAGCGTCACGTACCACCGTATGGGACGTAACTTCCATCTGTGTCATCATCGGAGCCATAATTATAACTTTCCTCGTGGTCGCCGCCTTCTCAATGCTCCTCCACCGCTGCGTCCAGTCACAACGCAACGGACAGTGGCCGTACTGTCCACCGGGCGGTGGTGTTCGCCCTGATATCCTCCAAACATTCCCCACCTTCGTCTACTCCTCCGTCACCAGCCATCTCAAACATCCAGAGCCGCTTCAATGCGCCGTCTGCATCTCCGATTTCAACTCCGACGACACCCTCCGTCTCCTCCCTCAATGCAACCATGTCTTCCACCCTTCCTGCATCGACGCCTGGCTTTCCGCCCACTCCACCTGCCCTGTCTGCCGCGCCAATCTCAACTGCAGCTGCCATGGTACCCCTGATTTCGCGATCTGGGTTGATAAGGAGGACAGCGTACGAGAATCTCCGAGGTGTGAGGTTTGTGATGAGGAAGGTAAAGGGGGTCTGAAAAAGGCGTTGAAATCGAAGAAGCTTCTGAGGTCGAATTCGACGGGTCATTCGCTGGTGGAAGAAGGGTCGTGTTTGGAGAGGTATACTCTGAGGGTGCCAGAGGATGTGAAGAAGTGTATTATGAGGAATCATGGTGAGATGTTGCAGCGTTCGGCAAGCTTCAATGGGAGATCGGTGAAAGGGTTTTGCTGGAGTGATAGTGAAGGGAGTAGCAAAGGGATCAGGAGGAATGGCATTAGGTTTGGAGGTTCTGGTTCTGCTGCAGTGAAAAGTCCTAGTGAATCCAGGTAG
- the LOC130721354 gene encoding protein phosphatase inhibitor 2-like encodes MGNVKWDEANLGEIEANKPVRQKITEPKTPYHPMIDDYSPRSPESESSDEFIDDKNHSANSEGTANTASSSSNGARQSDGWTTSEDEEEEIEPEDEDRSLRFKEHRRAHYDEFLKVKELRQKAYLEDDGSDEDNNTELTEGEKKSDSSSPPSTS; translated from the exons AT GGGAAATGTAAAATGGGATGAAGCCAATCTTGGAGAAATAGAGGCAAATAAACCCGTGAGGCAAAAAATTACTGAGCCCAAGACTCCTTATCATCCTATGATTGATGATTACA GTCCCCGATCCCCTGAATCAGAAAGTTCTGATGAATTTATAGATGATAAAAACCACTCAGCAAATTCTGAAGGGACTGCTAACACGGCCTCTAGTAGCAGTAACGGAGCTAGGCAATCTGATGGCTGGACAACTtctgaggatgaggaagaagaaatcGAACCAGAAGATGAAG ATAGAAGTTTGAGGTTTAAAGAGCACCGAAGGGCCCATTATGATGAATTCCTGAAAGTCAAAGAGCTGAGACAGAAGGCTTATCTAGAAGATGATGGAAGTGACGAGGATAACAATACCGAGCTTACTGAAGGGGAGAAGAAATCTGACTCATCTTCTCCACCAAGTACTAGCTAG
- the LOC130718075 gene encoding uncharacterized protein LOC130718075, which translates to MASDSNTQEGVASMATQICTQIATIFSKPTHPYPSPLDLLVTELTTVASQNNRVFLYGVGREGLMLKAFCMRLAHLGLSAHLVFDMTTPPIAAGDLLIASAGPGGFATVDAICATARSHGGRVLLLTAQPETGSCVKHASAVAYVAAQTMADDADVKSRPLLPMGSVYEGALFVLFEMVVYKLGGALGESPEAVRSRHTNLE; encoded by the coding sequence ATGGCTAGTGATTCCAATACCCAAGAAGGGGTGGCTTCAATGGCCACACAAATCTGCACCCAAATAGCCACCATATTTTCAAAGCCCACCCACCCATACCCATCCCCACTGGACCTTTTAGTCACCGAGCTCACCACCGTCGCCTCCCAAAACAACCGCGTTTTCCTCTACGGCGTGGGCCGCGAAGGCCTCATGCTAAAAGCCTTCTGCATGCGCCTAGCCCACTTGGGCCTCTCGGCCCACCTCGTCTTCGACATGACAACTCCACCCATCGCCGCCGGCGACCTCCTCATCGCCTCCGCCGGTCCCGGCGGATTCGCCACCGTCGACGCCATATGCGCGACGGCCCGCTCCCACGGCGGAAGGGTGCTGCTCCTGACGGCTCAGCCGGAGACGGGGTCGTGTGTGAAGCACGCGAGCGCGGTGGCTTACGTGGCGGCGCAGACCATGGCGGATGATGCGGACGTGAAATCTCGGCCGTTGCTTCCGATGGGGAGTGTGTATGAAGGGGCGTTGTTTGTGTTGTTTGAGATGGTTGTTTACAAGTTGGGTGGGGCCTTAGGTGAGAGCCCTGAAGCCGTTCGATCACGCCATACTAATCTTGAATGA